aaaataaaataaaataaaataaaacaaaataaaataataataattaataaattaaaagaaaattttcaaaagtagaTGGAGTTGAGTTGAGAAATAATCTGCCACCGTTACAACAGTTCCTCATGTTCTGGTCCTAATCAATTGCCACCAGACCCCCAAATCTCTTCCATCTcatcaatttattatattttatttactctaattttaaaatattaattatgacCTGTGATATTACAGAACCAATTCGAAATGCTTCCTTATAAATGCTTTTTTAAAtcttgaacaaaaatataaatatgataatatctactgaggatgaatttattattattatttttaattaaataatttagggTTAGAGAGAAAtccaaaaatacaaaacaactttctttttcaataaacTCTTTTTGTCAATTTCCAAAATTGACAATCAGATTTTAAACAAATGGAATTGAAAACAGAAATTTCCTAGAAATTATGCGTTGGCAATTGGCATGTGCCCATGTGGACCCCAATGGGGTGGCTTCCCACATCACTATGTTGACTTGGACAGACCAGTCATCTGAAACCGTACACGTaagcatttaaatttaaaaaataaaaagaaaaaggaaaggggATGGTCCCcaccttttttgttttccgtTGGTGCCCTTTTAAGTACAAGTGGTACAACGGTCAACGTCCATTAAACTCCGCGTTTTACTTGCGGCGttcatctcttttttaaaTTGCAAAAATTagctattttaatttttaagcttttaaaatatgtaaacttatttattttccttttgccattaaaaacatttatttctgtttttagatattaaaattattatattttaaatattgtgtCAGTCACCGTGATTTTGACACGTTCACGACAGCCTTAAAAGAAACTCAAGTcccatattcatttttcatctaGTTGCGTGACTTTGACAAACCTTCGCCAACTAAACATTGCTTGTGCAGAATCCAAACTTGTTCAACCATGCACATTGTTCGTGCGTTTATGTCAATCATTGCAACACagcaacgtcgcatctcattATCATCTCAAATCCCAACAACATGACTCATGCATCGTGATGTTGTCCCATGTCTCAGGATACATCGACCATCTAGACTTGTTCCGATACAACTATTAACAACTGACTCATGTGTACAACTATTAACAACTGACTCATGTGTCAATCAATCTtagtttcaagaaaataagcatATATCAATCTGACGTGATAATGTATTATAATaacataaaacaataaattaaataaatactctaaaaaaatttgtaattaaaataaaaaataataaaatttagaaattaaaatgatttttaattgtttttttatttattatttctacCGTTttgaataagatttttttgattaaaaaaaaaatttgtagagTGTTCTTGAATATCAACtgtcataaattatttattttaaaattgacataattattaaatgaagTAATAGGAGCGTTTTTTTccgtaattaaaaataaatgtcgCGTAGTTCATTGTTTTTGGTCACACACCCTACCCCTAAAACTTCTATAGGGCATCCCTATAGATTAAGGACTCAatttgcaaaagaaaaggacatTTTGGGAAACTCcaatcattaattttcttttttttatctttttaatgttacaaaaataaattcctaaatatttttaaaaaatgattaaaataagattgaaatatattaatctttACTGAAGCACGCGGCCATGTTCTCATGCTGACGCGTTTATTTTATGTCGTTTAATCCAAATGACGAAATTACCCTCACTGAATTCCCCAATTTCTCCAATACTCCCTCTTGCTTCTGGAACAAGATACCGAGGGCCCAACTGTCATTACAAAATGTCAACTGAccgtctttctctctctcctctcgcGCATATATAAACACCACCAATCCAGTTCAGAGGTCTATTCCTTCACTCAATCGAAACAAAACGCCATTTCCGTTTCCATCTCTTCACACACACACCAgccaagagagagagagagagagagagagagaaagaatcaTTTAATTTGCGTTTCATCATgatgaaaagagagagagacctgGAGAGCGTAACAACCATGGCGAACTGCTTGATGTTACTTTCTCGCAGCAGCGCTACCACCACTACCGCAGATTTcgaatcttcttcttctcctccttctttaTCTCCGAATCGTGTTTTCGAGTGCAAGACTTGCAATCGGCAGTTTCCGTCGTTTCAGGCGCTTGGCGGCCACCGTGCCAGTCACAAGAAGCCGCGGATTGACGGTGGAAACTCAGATGGATCTTCCTCGCAAGGTTCTCCAACAAAGCCGAAGACGCACGAGTGTAGTATCTGTGGATTGGAGTTTGCGATTGGCCAAGCCCTAGGAGGACATATGAGGAGACATAGAGCCACCACGTTGTTGACCGATCACGGTCGCCTTACGAATAATCATCATCCGAGTAGTTTATCTCCTCCGCCGCGCTCTCAACCGCCTCTGGTCAAGAAGACGAACGGCGGTGGGAGGATTTTGTGCTTGGATCTCAACTTGACTCCGTCTGAGAACGATAGTAAGTTTCTGCAGCTTGGAAAGAGTATATCCATGCTTGATTGTTTCTCTGAATTTAAAGTACATATTTAAGCAGATCGAACAGGATGAGTTTTTGTCttttcgattttattttttttcctttccttttcttttttgatacTGTATTCTAGATCTCTTTGTTCGTTTACAAcgatacatatatatatataaatccaGATCTTCATATAGTTGGAATCAATCTCCGTGCCGATAATTCATGTGAAAAATTGCTTTTAATCAATTTGGTATGCGATCATCATACGATCTCTTGGAAGTAATTTTAATTCGTTGTGCTGTTTGGTTAATTTCGATCTTCTATCATTTTAGCACAAAGATACTTTTTAAGTCGGTATTAGTTTCAAGAAATAATTCATTGTTGTTCTTCAATTACATTTCACATATACGTAAATTTCCCAAGCTTTACATTTCTAATAATTACGGTTCATTTAATTAGGATTATGCTTCTGAGAAATTTCCGTATATATTCTACATTTTAGGATTCTTAgccaaattttaaagattaaaaaaaaatcttgggGCTATTTTGGTGTAATTtctacaataataattaagcgTGTGGAACCGTACACTTAACAAAACagacggaaaaaaaaaaaaaaaagtttctgatcttttgtttcagtttcgaaatttgtttttcaaactcatcgtttttaatttttaatttttaatttacgaAAATACTAGGTATAATAATAGCCACTCGACTCAATTTATAAGGCTTGGTGGATAATAACTGAAGAGTCTTAACTTTACTAGAAGAGACTCTTTAATTAAGACTCgcatattaattaatgtttttttcttataaaaaaataaaaaatcttaaaaatgaGAGAGATAGGACTAAAAATTGTAatcttattataaaaattagcaTTATtagaaagtaaaaataaacaatttgaaaaGATAATCCAATGGGTGTAAGTATATGATAATattaatagaaatatattgAAAGATAAGGAATATGAATGGGTAGTTGCATATATAAATGTTGTCAAATAATTTGGTAAATTGCATATGGTAGCACCAAAATCCAACACACCCACTAcgccaacaaaaacaaaccctTTTCCCACTAACCCTAATTTccgttccttttttttctttttcttttcccattttaattcatttatttaaatttcttttttaattacaagattaattaataatagaCTTATAACAttgtctttttattatttatttaaaaaaaaattgagttgttGAGATAAAACAATacccattaaaaataaaaaataaaaatttccaagagttataaattttggtaaaaaaaaaaaaaaaaaaaaaactatgaaatGAATAgtcttaaattataatttggtcctaaaattttaaagaatagcTCATTATTAGTCTATAGTTATGAAATGctctatttttttagggttttattaaaccatagaaattaattataacgTTTAAGActataaatactaaattataacaagtttaactaataaattaattcaaaacatatagctaaataaaaatatcatatttcaattaaaaaaattagaaagatgttttataataacaaataaatttatatataaattaattgtacacaaataaatataaagttttatcTATAatccttaattttctttaatatatatatatatatattagaaacaagaaattaatttttgagtatggttgggttgggttggaccGACGCTACCTCATAATGTTCATACTTGTTgattcattttgatttctaaGCTTAATTTCGATGGCTATGGTCAAGATGACTCGAACCATTTCCAGTTGATTTCTGATATCCCATTTTTTCTATCTCAAGGTTGGATTTGGTTTTGGGGAAGGTTGAGTTTGGTAAATAGTTGtgattttttagttcaaatcTTGACGTATTACTCGACTTTcgtatctattttattttagcctctaaattatatataaaattttatcatagTTCCTTTCGTtacatttaatacatttaaataagCGGGTTTATATAAGTCATGGAATTGATTTTCGTGGCAAGCCGCAATCAATTGTTATCCATAAGATCTAAAAGTTCAGACTTTTTATTAATAGGTTAAGATACTAGTGACACAAACACGAACTTAAACTCTTCATTTATTTAGAGctcaaataattcaaatactaaaaataaaatttgagtgAGCGTTGCATTTAGAccagaaataatatatataaataaattttatatattgattttttattattcctttttttaaaaaattaagtttataaacactattttttaaaaacatttttaaaaaattaacccaaaaattgaaaactaaaaaacctaatttattaataaactaattttataaattaaaaaaagaatagttTTCGTATGGAAaagcattattattatttctttttcgtaGGTAAAGTGGAAAAGTGTTGAAATTGAAAgcaatatattaaataaatctaaGAAGATTATAAAATACGCAAAAGAAATATGAGGGAGATTCACAGCCTCCATTTTCGcctataattaataaataattaacattaatagattaataaataattaatattaatagattaataaataattaatattaatagagTAAGTGgatgaaataattttagaaaaatattgctAATACATCACCTCattaattagaaattagactttaaaaaaattactatattaaaattttacttgcaattctttcaatattaaaaCACCAAATAatcgattttttatttttgattttttaattttcattttattaactCTTGAGATAAACCCAGGTTCGAGCAGGAAAgaacacttttttttagttcaaccgTTCACAATGTAGAGATTCGAACTCGACCTTTTGGTCAAAGTTGTAACGTCTTAACCCATTAAAGCTATGCTCGGGTTAGAAAAAAGGCATTAAAAACTCATAGAACCCTTGAATAACactttaaatcataaatactGAATGAATATAAGTGAAGAGAGGGTTCCAATGTAAAGAAACATATTCATTGGATGATGGAGGAAGGAAGAGAGTACCAAATGCAGGGAATTTCAAACAAGTGGTGACATTGagtataaaaatgaaaagctaAGACAAAAAGTAAACTCagttatttattcatttattgcATATCTATCGGGTGAGGTCAATGTTAAGTGTTCTCTTCTCTACTTGCACCTACTCTTTCCTAATCCGAACAAGTGGAATTGGCCTCTTTCGTGTTGGAAAGCTTCCTTCAGCGAGTGCACCTGTTCAACTGAAACTCTTGAAGATGTCAGGGAGCCTAGTGATAGGAAACTATTTAGCTTGGTTCGGAGAGCCATACAAACTACATCCATCACCGTTATATAAAACAGTTCTTTTAGTTCATCAACATGTGAGTGGAGAGATTTTAACTTTCGATCTTTTAGTCATAGACATACGTCTCAATGGCTAGAGCTCAATCGTTCCAAGCATTTAAAGGAATATcc
This genomic window from Cucurbita pepo subsp. pepo cultivar mu-cu-16 chromosome LG01, ASM280686v2, whole genome shotgun sequence contains:
- the LOC111810929 gene encoding zinc finger protein ZAT12-like, whose amino-acid sequence is MMKRERDLESVTTMANCLMLLSRSSATTTTADFESSSSPPSLSPNRVFECKTCNRQFPSFQALGGHRASHKKPRIDGGNSDGSSSQGSPTKPKTHECSICGLEFAIGQALGGHMRRHRATTLLTDHGRLTNNHHPSSLSPPPRSQPPLVKKTNGGGRILCLDLNLTPSENDSKFLQLGKSISMLDCFSEFKVHI